In the Yoonia rosea genome, GCCGTGGGGGCAAGGGGTACGGTCTGTGCCAAGCAGGGCGGGCAAGCGGCTGATCAGGTCTTGGGCTTTGGTTCCGTTGCCTTGGAGTGTTTTGATCACATCACTGACGTCGACTGCACCATGATCGGGGTGCCAGCTGTCATAATCGGTGACCATCGCGACGGAGGCATAACAAATCTCGGCTTCGCGGGCGAGTTTGGCTTCGGGCATATTGGTCATGCCGATCACGTCGCAGCCCCATGCGCGGTAGAGTTTGCTTTCAGCCATAGAAGAGAATTGTGGCCCTTCCATCGCGAGATAGGTTCCGCCGGTGTGGATCGTGATCCCCGCAGCGCGGCCGGCAGTTGCGCAGGCCTCTGACAGGCGCGCGCAGGTCGGGTGGGCCACGCTAACATGTGCCATACAGCCGGTGCCGAAAAAGGATTTTTCGCGGGCAAAGGTGCGGTCAATGAATTGATCGACAATCACAAAATCACCGGGCGCCATGTCTTCACGAAATGACCCGCAGGCGCTGATGCTGATGATGTCGGTTACACCCAGCCGTTTCAGCGCGTCAATGTTCGCGCGGTAGGGCACAGTCGTAGGCGAATGCACATGCCCCCGCCCGTGACGCGGCAGGAACACCATGTCTACGCCGTCCAAACGCCCCGTCAACACATCATCAGAAGGGGTGCCCCATGCGCTTGGGGCGGTGACCCATGTCGCATTTTCGAGCCCGTCCATGTTGTAAATGCCCGAACCACCGATGATTCCGATTTTTGTCTGCATGGTCTGCCCTGCTGTCGTTGCGACGCTACATTGTCGCGGATCAATCCGAAATGGAAGCCCGTGTGCCCTGCCAATGCTGCAATACCGCATAATCGGTCAGGGTACGGTAATATCAACAGCGCGCGCATTGGTGACAGCCACGCGCCGTGCATCTTTGTGATCGTCACATGCCGGGACGAAACAGATTATCCCTATTCACCGGGGCGTTGCAGGCTAAAGACCTCGCGGATCGCGGAATAGTCACGATATCCAAGCCGTGTGAGCGGCTGAAAGGTGGTCACGTCAAACTTGCCATCGACCAGGCAGTTGTCGCGGATATGCACGCCTGTGACCTCGCCGAAGACCGCGAAATTGGCCTCGCCCGGCAATTGTATGATCTGGGTCAGCTTGCATTCCAGTGTCGCAGGGGCGTTCAGGACGCGGGGGCAATTAATCGTTTCGCATTCGCCCTTGTCGATGCCTGCAAGGGCGAACTCATCAGTCTCACGGTCCCAAGACCCGGATGTCTGGTTCATCACATCGCGCGCGGCATATTCGACGACATTCACCGCAAAGACGCCTGTGTCGCGGATGTTGGCTACGGAATCTTTGGTGCCATCGCGGTCGGGTTTGCTGCTGGTTGAGGCAAACATGACCTGAGGCGGCACATAGGCCACGGCGTTGAAGAAGGAATAAGGCGCAAGATTGTCTTGGCCATCTGCACCGCGCGTTGCAATCCACCCGATCGGGCGTGGTGATACAATGGCGTTGAACGGATTATGCGGCAGGTCGTGGCCATTTTTAGGTTCGTAGAACATGCAATGCCTTTTCGTTTTGTTGCCCAACAGGTAGCGTCTGGGTAGCGCGTGGCCAGGTGAAAGACAAATGCAACAAACGGCAATCACATTGGCCCAGGAAACAGCGGATGACTGGTGGGAAGTTGAGGCGCTTTATGATCTTTGCTTTGCGCCGGGACGGTCTGCATTGTCGTCTTATCGCTTGCGCGAAGGTGTTGACCCGATTGGTCCGCTTTGTCTGACAGCACGGGATGCCAACGGGATTCTGGCCGGTGCGGTGCGCAACTGGCCTGTTTTGGTGGGGGGGCAACAGGCGGTCCTGCTTGGCCCAATCGCCGTTCACCCGACGCGACAGGGCGAGGGGGTGGCCGCTGTGCTCATGCAGCGCTGTTTGGCGAATGCGCGTGACTTGGGATGGTCGCGGTTGATGCTTGTGGGTGACGCGCCCTACTATCAACGTTTCGGGTTTGAACGGCTCGACGGTGTTACCATGCCCCCGCCAACGAACCCTGATCGTGTGCTGGGTATCGCTCTTTCTGAGGGTGCTTGGGATAGCGTGACGGGCATGGTCACATCGCTGCGCGATTGAAATTGGCCTCTGCTATCCCCATTTCGAAGGGATGAATGACAAAAGCGCCACGATGAAAGAGATCAATCCTTCGAACCCGCAACCACCGCTTAGCGATGCGGCACGGGTTGAAATTGCTGCTTTGGCCGCGCGTCAACGCAAGGCAAATGGCATGTTGATGACCGCAATCAACTATGTCGGCGGGCAGGTCGAAGACGGGCTCAAAATGCTGCCCGCAGGTGTCCGTGGCCAGATGGACGATCTGGCACGCACGGCATTGCGCCATAGTTTTGACATCGCAAGCCAGTCGCGCAAGGGGCGCGGGCAGACGATTGGCTCGGACCGTATTCACAAGATTTTGGGGACAATTTCAGGTGCCTTTGGTGGTGTTGGCGGTTTGCCAACCGCACTTGCCGAATTGCCCGTGGCAACCACTGTGATTTTCCGTGCCGTCCATCATGTGGCGGTGACTTACGGGGAAGATCCGGATGCGGAGGAAACCAAGGTTGAATGCCTTGCCGTCTTTGGTGCGGGCGGACCGGGGAGTGGCGATGACGGGATTGATACGGCCTTTATCGGTGCGCGGCTCAGTATCTCGGGTGCGGCTGTAAACGGGTTGATCAGCAAAGTGGCCCCGAAGTTTGCCGCTGTCCTGTCGCAAAAGCTGGCGACACAGGCGGTACCTATTTTGGGTGCCGCAGCGGGCGCAGGCACCAATTACGCCTTTGTCGATTACTACGTCTCGATGGCCCATGTGCATTTCGGGCTGCGCCGCTTGGCGCGCATTTATGGTGAACAGGCAGTCACGGATCATTTCCACGCGGTTCTGGCCGCAGGCAAGCTGCCTCAGACCTGATAGACCAGCCAGTCGGCCACAG is a window encoding:
- a CDS encoding S-methyl-5'-thioadenosine phosphorylase, with protein sequence MQTKIGIIGGSGIYNMDGLENATWVTAPSAWGTPSDDVLTGRLDGVDMVFLPRHGRGHVHSPTTVPYRANIDALKRLGVTDIISISACGSFREDMAPGDFVIVDQFIDRTFAREKSFFGTGCMAHVSVAHPTCARLSEACATAGRAAGITIHTGGTYLAMEGPQFSSMAESKLYRAWGCDVIGMTNMPEAKLAREAEICYASVAMVTDYDSWHPDHGAVDVSDVIKTLQGNGTKAQDLISRLPALLGTDRTPCPHGCDRALEYAVMTAPDKRDPALVAKLDAVAGRVL
- a CDS encoding GNAT family N-acetyltransferase, which produces MQQTAITLAQETADDWWEVEALYDLCFAPGRSALSSYRLREGVDPIGPLCLTARDANGILAGAVRNWPVLVGGQQAVLLGPIAVHPTRQGEGVAAVLMQRCLANARDLGWSRLMLVGDAPYYQRFGFERLDGVTMPPPTNPDRVLGIALSEGAWDSVTGMVTSLRD
- a CDS encoding EcsC family protein is translated as MNDKSATMKEINPSNPQPPLSDAARVEIAALAARQRKANGMLMTAINYVGGQVEDGLKMLPAGVRGQMDDLARTALRHSFDIASQSRKGRGQTIGSDRIHKILGTISGAFGGVGGLPTALAELPVATTVIFRAVHHVAVTYGEDPDAEETKVECLAVFGAGGPGSGDDGIDTAFIGARLSISGAAVNGLISKVAPKFAAVLSQKLATQAVPILGAAAGAGTNYAFVDYYVSMAHVHFGLRRLARIYGEQAVTDHFHAVLAAGKLPQT
- a CDS encoding flavin reductase family protein, with amino-acid sequence MFYEPKNGHDLPHNPFNAIVSPRPIGWIATRGADGQDNLAPYSFFNAVAYVPPQVMFASTSSKPDRDGTKDSVANIRDTGVFAVNVVEYAARDVMNQTSGSWDRETDEFALAGIDKGECETINCPRVLNAPATLECKLTQIIQLPGEANFAVFGEVTGVHIRDNCLVDGKFDVTTFQPLTRLGYRDYSAIREVFSLQRPGE